The genomic region GTTGCCAGAACTTCAAGGACGTTTACCTATCCGTGTGGAGCTTAATGCTCTTACAAGGGAAGATTTACGACGTATCCTCACCGAACCTGAGGCTAGTCTCATTAAGCAATATATTGCCTTAATGGCAACAGAGGAGGTTCATTTAGAAATCACCGATGATGCAATTGATGCTTTGGCAGATATTGCTGTGGATTTAAATGCAAGGATTGAAAACATAGGGGCACGTCGTTTGCAAACGGTGATGGAGCGTGTTTTGGATGAAATTTCTTTTACAGCACCTGATAAAGCTGGTACATCGTTTAAAGTCGACGCTGCTTATGTCAGAAAATCAATAGGCGATCTTGCTGCTGATATTGACCTTTCACGCTTCATTCTTTAAGGATGCTACTTGTTTTTGTTTATCTGCGTGCTTGGATAATTTTGAAACCATGAGCTTTTTCATGTATTAAGACTGTATGAAAAATGCCTTTTAATAATGTTTCATAAGGCAGATGGCGGTTCGCAACAAGAAGCAAATTGCCACCTAGATTTAGGTATTTTGCAGCATTTATAATAAAATTCTGTCCTAGTGAGATATCTGTCGTTTGTTGTGTGTGAAATGGCGGATTTGAAATGATTGTATCATAGAGGTCTGTGATCGGTTCATGCACGAGATCATGCCAATAAAAATGAATCGGACAAGAAGCTATTACAGCTTCAAGATGCTGTTTGGCTGCTCTCAAAGCATTATAATCGGCTTCATAGAGGTCAAGAGTTGTTAGTTTTTCACTTCTTTCAAGAGCAGCATAAGAAAGAAAACCCCATCCAGCACCAAAATCGGCAGTTTTTCCAGAAATAATTTCGCGCATATACTGAGCAAGCGCAGCAGATCCAGGATCAATACGACCATGCGAAAACATGCCAGAAGTAGTCTGAAATTTATTTTCAAAAGCGAGTGGTGGTGAGCGCAACTGTGCAATTTTCTGTCTGTCTATTTGTTGTGGAACTTGAAGCCAGAATACCAATCCGTGATTTTTGGATAATTTGTCGGTAATAGGAATAAATGTTTTGATCCATTTCATCATTGAAGCAGCACCGACAGTTTTATTGCCACCAATAACAATCCATCCACCAGGCTTTACACATTCTAATAAATCAAGGAAACAATTTTGGTTAAAACCACGATATTTACTCAAATGTAAAAGTGCACCATCATAGGTAAAATTTTTATCTATTTGAGGTGCACAGTGAAATTGGGCATTGACAAATTTTAAAAAATCTGACCGCCAAGGCGTTATGATTTTTAAGTTTTGCTTCCATTCTAGAGCAGGAATTTCAGTCAAACCAAAACTTAACCATGACTGGCTTGAATTGGGAAAAGGAAGGTTGTAGCTTTCAAAAGGTAAAAACAGTAACACATATAATTCTTTCAAAGATAAAATGCCATTCTCGTATGAAAATAGCACTTTATAACAAAGAGAAAGACTACTCTTCTTTTTTCTTACGACGGCGCTTGTTTTCGGATTTATTCTTTTCATTCACGCATTTGTCTTGTTCTTCTTTTATTGGCCTATCACCTGTAATTTCTTCACCGGTTTGTTGATTGATAATTTTCATTGATAACCGAACTTTACCACGTTCATCAAAGCCCATTAAT from Bartonella birtlesii IBS 325 harbors:
- a CDS encoding class I SAM-dependent methyltransferase; translation: MLLFLPFESYNLPFPNSSQSWLSFGLTEIPALEWKQNLKIITPWRSDFLKFVNAQFHCAPQIDKNFTYDGALLHLSKYRGFNQNCFLDLLECVKPGGWIVIGGNKTVGAASMMKWIKTFIPITDKLSKNHGLVFWLQVPQQIDRQKIAQLRSPPLAFENKFQTTSGMFSHGRIDPGSAALAQYMREIISGKTADFGAGWGFLSYAALERSEKLTTLDLYEADYNALRAAKQHLEAVIASCPIHFYWHDLVHEPITDLYDTIISNPPFHTQQTTDISLGQNFIINAAKYLNLGGNLLLVANRHLPYETLLKGIFHTVLIHEKAHGFKIIQARR